In Zingiber officinale cultivar Zhangliang chromosome 1A, Zo_v1.1, whole genome shotgun sequence, a genomic segment contains:
- the LOC122038126 gene encoding 110 kDa U5 small nuclear ribonucleoprotein component CLO-like, translating to MDDSLYDEFGNYIGPEIESDHGSDDDEDASLGDKSADGSAHSDDDEPGSSSPGPASNGWITTSGGPYDMDVDAAANQIVLAEDKKYYPTAEEVYGEGVETLVMDEDEQPLEQPIIKPVRTLKFEVGVKDSSTYVSTEFLLGLASNPSLVRNVALVGHLQHGKTVFMDMLVEQTHEISTFDSQSERHMRYTDTRIDEQERKISIKSVPMSLVLEDSNAKSYLCNIMDTPGHVNFSDEMTAALHLADGAVLVVDAAEGVMVNTERAIRHAIQERMPIVVVINKVDRLVTELKLPPTDAYFKLRHTLETINDLISSCSTTVGGTQMVDPVAGNVCFASASAGWSFTLQSFAKLYVKLHGIPFDSSKFASRLWGDLYYHPDERVFRKKPPMGGGERSFVQFILEPLYKIYSQVIGEHKKSVESTLAELGVTLSNAAYKMNVRPLLRLACSSVFGSATGFTDMLVQHIPSARDAAMKKVEHIYTGPLDSYIAEAMKKCDPFGPLMINVTKLYPKSDCSVFDAFGRVYSGTIQTGQTLRVLGEGYSPEDEEDMTVKEVTKLWVYQARYRIPISKALAGSWVLIEGVDASIMKTATLCPLDMDEDVYIFRPLRFNTLSVVKTATEPLNPSELPKMVEGLRKISKSYPLAITKVEESGEHTILGTGEIYLDSIMKDLRELYSEVEVKVADPVVTFCETVVETSSMKCFAETPNKRNKITMVAEPLEKGLAEDIENGVVNIDARQRDISDFFQKRYDWDLLSARSIWAFGPDKQGPNILLDDTLPSEVDKNLLNSVRDSIVQGFQWGAREGPLCDEPIRNVKFKILNASIAPEPLHRGGGQIIPTARRVVYSAFLMANPRLMEPVYYVEIQTPIDCVSAIYTVLSRRRGHVTQDVPKPGTPVYIVKAFLPVIESFGFETDLRYHTQGQAFCLSVFDHWAIVPGDPLDKSIVLRPLEPAQIQHLAREFMVKTRRRKGMSEDVSINKFFDEAMVVELAQQAADMHLQIM from the exons ATGGACGATAGCCTCTACGACGAATTCGGCAACTACATCGGACCTGAGATCGAGTCCGACCATGGTTCCGACGACGACGAGGACGCCTCCCTCGGAGATAAATCTGCAGACGGGTCTGCCCACTCAGACGACGACGAGCCTGGCTCATCCTCTCCAGGTCCCGCCTCCAATGGTTGGATCACCACTTCCGGCGGACCATACGACATGGACGTCGACGCCGCTGCCAACCAGATCGTTCTGGCCGAGGACAAGAAGTACTACCCTACAGCTGAAGAAGTCTACGGTGAGGGTGTGGAGACCCTCGTGATGGACGAGGACGAGCAGCCTCTGGAGCAGCCCATTATCAAACCCGTCCGCACCCTCAAGTTCGAGGTCGGGGTCAAGGATTCCTCCACCTACGTTTCCACCGAGTTTCTGCTAGGTCTTGCCTCCAATCCTTCGTTGGTCCGCAATGTGGCGCTCGTGGGACACCTCCAGCACGGGAAAACGGTTTTCATGGACATGCTTGTTGAACAGACCCACGAGATCTCCACTTTTGATTCTCAAAGCGAGCGGCATATGAGATATACTGACACGAGGATCGATGAGCAGGAGAGGAAGATATCGATCAAGTCTGTGCCAATGTCTCTCGTGCTTGAGGATAGCAACGCGAAGTCGTATCTTTGTAACATAATGGACACTCCTGGCCACGTCAATTTCTCAGATGAGATGACTGCTGCACTTCATTTAGCAGACGGAGCCGTGTTGGTTGTGGATGCTGCAGAAGGTGTTATG GTGAATACTGAAAGAGCTATAAGGCATGCAATCCAAGAAAGAATGCCAATAGTGGTGGTTATAAATAAA GTTGATAGACTTGTAACAGAGCTTAAGCTGCCTCCTACTGATGCATACTTTAAGCTGAGGCACACATTGGAAACTATCAATGATCTGATATCCTCTTGCTCCACAACAGTTGGAGGTACCCAAATGGTTGATCCTGTTGCTGGAAATGTTTGCTTTGCTAGTGCAAGTGCTGGCTGGTCTTTCACATTGCAATCATTTGCTAAGCTATATGTCAAGCTTCATGGCATACCATTTGACTCCTCGAAATTTGCATCACGCTTGTGGGGAGACCTATATTATCACCCTGACGAAAGAGTATTCCGAAAGAAACCTCCTATGGGTGGAGGAGAAAGATCATTTGTTCAATTCATTCTTGAACCATTGTACAAAATCTATAGTCAAGTCATTGGAGAACATAAGAAGAGTGTTGAGTCAACTCTTGCTGAACTTGGAGTTACACTGAGTAATGCAGCTTATAAGATGAACGTGAGACCTTTGTTGAGGTTGGCTTGTAGTTCTGTCTTTGGATCAGCCACTGGTTTCACTGATATGCTTGTGCAGCACATTCCCTCTGCTAGGGATGCTGCAATGAAGAAGGTGGAGCACATATATACAGGGCCTCTGGACTCATATATTGCTGAAGCTATGAAAAAATGTGATCCATTTGGTCCTCTTATGATCAATGTCACAAAACTTTACCCTAAATCTGATTGTAGTGTGTTTGATGCTTTTGGTCGTGTTTATAGTGGTACTATACAGACTGGTCAAACTTTGCGAGTGCTTGGAGAAGGATATTCgcctgaagatgaagaagatatgACTGTTAAAGAAGTTACCAAGTTGTGGGTATATCAGGCTCGGTACCGGATTCCGATCAGTAAAGCCCTTGCTGGCTCTTGGGTTCTAATTGAAGGTGTTGATGCTTCAATAATGAAGACAGCAACTCTGTGCCCTTTGGATATGGATGAAGATGTGTACATTTTTAGGCCGCTTCGCTTCAATACATTATCAGTTGTGAAGACTGCAACTGAACCATTGAACCCAAGTGAGCTTCCTAAGATGGTGGAGGGCCTAAGAAAAATTAGTAAGAGTTATCCTTTAGCTATTACAAAGGTTGAAGAGTCAGGGGAGCACACTATCCTGGGGACAGGAGAGATCTATCTTGATTCGATTATGAAAGACTTGAGGGAACTTTATTCTGAAGTTGAAGTTAAG GTTGCAGATCCAGTTGTTACTTTTTGCGAGACAGTGGTTGAAACATCGTCAATGAAATGTTTTGCAGAAACACCTAACAAAAGGAACAAAATTACCATG GTTGCAGAGCCATTGGAGAAGGGGTTAGCAGAAGATATTGAGAATGGTGTTGTTAATATTGATGCACGCCAGAGGGATATTAGCGATTTCTTCCAGAAGCGCTATGACTGGGATTTGCTTTCAGCAAGGTCTATTTGGGCATTTGGTCCAGACAAACAG GGACCTAATATCTTGTTAGATGACACTCTTCCAAGTGAAGTTGACAAGAATCTGTTGAATTCTGTCAGAGATTCCATTGTTCAGGG TTTCCAATGGGGTGCCCGAGAAGGACCTCTTTGCGATGAACCCATTCgcaatgtaaaattcaaaatattaaatGCATCAATAGCTCCAGAGCCTTTGCATCGAGGAGGAGGACAGATTATTCCCACTGCACGGAGAGTGGTGTATTCAGCTTTTCTTATGGCAAATCCTCGGCTGATGGAACCTGTTTACTATGTTGAG ATACAAACCCCAATAGATTGTGTCTCAGCTATTTACACTGTGCTGTCTCGAAGGCGAGGACATGTAACCCAAGATGTACCTAAGCCTGGCACACCAGTGTATATCGTAAAG GCCTTTTTGCCTGTGATCGAGTCATTTGGCTTTGAGACGGACTTGAGATACCATACTCAAGGGCAAGCTTTTTGTCTCTCAGTTTTTGATCATTGGGCTATCGTTCCTGGTGATCCATTGGATAAGAGTATTGTTCTACGACCACTTGAACCAGCCCAAATACAGCACCTTGCTCGTGAATTCATGGTCAAGACTAGACGCAGAAAG ggTATGAGCGAAGATGTGAGCATTAACAAGTTCTTTGACGAAGCCATGGTTGTGGAGCTCGCACAGCAGGCAGCTGACATGCATCTGCAAATTATGTAG